Genomic window (Amblyraja radiata isolate CabotCenter1 unplaced genomic scaffold, sAmbRad1.1.pri scaffold_1011_ctg1, whole genome shotgun sequence):
tgctccttgcattgagacataaagccttcaggcttgtttttacaacgctcttaccccttatccaactatgttgaaaagtggtcctttttgatttttgccctggttttgtctgcctgccacttttacttttcaccttgctacctattgcttctaccctcattttacacccctctgtttctacgctcacacatttaagaaaccctttccctttaactccatcctccactatcccattcgacaccccaccccccttattcagtttaaaaccacccgtgtagcagtggcaaacctgcctgccagaatgctggtcccacacctgttaagatgtaatccgtcccttttgtacagttcccccttaccccaaaacagatcccagtgatctaagaatctaaatccctgccccatgcaccagttcaccagtgcagcagagtgttgtgagtctgtggaattctctgtctcagagggcggtggaggcaggttctctggatactttcaagagagagctacatagggctcttaaagatagcggagtcaggggatatgcggtgaaggcaggaacaggatactgattgtagatgatcagccatgatcacattgaatggcggtgctggctcgaagggctgaatggcctactactgtagCTATTGCCTATGGTCTAaatataatatcatgaggggaacagagagGAAAATGTACTGTGTAACAAGAAATTgcaaaagggtctgaagaagggtttccgcccgaaacattgcctatttcattcgctccatagatgctgccaacccactgagtttctccagcatttttgtctacctaagaaactgcagattctagtttaaacaaaatgctgaagtaactcagcgggtcagacaatatctgtggagaaaaggaataggaaaggaatgttttggattgagacccatcTTTAGACTGAGAATCAGTGACTCCTTTAGTCAACTATTACTTTTAtcaagatgctatctgacccgttgagttactccaactttttgtgtctatcttctgcaaatGTCGTAATAAAATCTTCACAGATTGCCCACTAGCAtctcaatttaaaatattttgtgatGCTTGTTCAGATTTATATCTGAGAATTTATTTGATGTCTAATTCAGAATACAGTTTGTCACACCAACATTGGGTCTGTTTCCTTTCAAAATAAAAGATTAGTCCATCATTTTTACTGACTGTTTGGAATGTACAATGTACATAAAAGTCTGTGCAATGTTAAAATCAGGAGGCAGGCCTCCATCCTTGTGCATCTCCACATGCTTAATCATAAGGTTGAGGGTGGGACAGTACCTCTGACACACTGTGCAGCAGTACATGAGGGCTCCGGAATGAGTCTTTAGGTGGTTTTTGACAGTCGATCGTCCCCTGAAGAACTTGTGGCACAGCTTACATTCATAGGGCTTCTCCCCCGAGTGAATTCGTAGGTGATACTGAAACTCACTGGAATGAGAAAACCTCTTCCTGCAAAACTCACATTCGTACCAGTTCCCTTTGTAGGTGGTCTTGCCGTGGTTTAAGGGAAGGGAGATGAGGTTCTCCTGCTGTAGAGTGGCCACATGTCCATCACTCATAGACTCGTCTGACAGTGACGTTGTTAAAGTCTTTTTGAGCCACTGGTGTTGAGCAGTAACACCCTTTGCATTGTCCGAGTTATGCCTCTTGTGGATCTTCACGTGATTTTGATAAGAAGCCTCCAGTCGGAATTTTCTACTGCAAAAATGACATTCAAATAAATACTTCATACCCTGATGTGAGGCCATGTGTTGCTCTAGAATTGTTCGATCTACAAAGCTATTACCACATACAGAACAGGAAAAAATAGATATATTCATATGGGACAAAACATGCCACATCAGGCTACAGACAGATCTCGAAGGCTGCTTGCAGACGCAGCAGGCAAGGCTTTTCATGTTAAGGTGAGAAAGAATGTGCTCTTTCACAGCGAGATAGTCTTTAGCCATGGCCTTTCCACAGACTGCACAGAAGAGTTCCGTTGGAGAGCCCCCAAAATTGGGCTCAGGTGGGAGCATGGCATTGGGCTGCACAATAATGTTAGTATCATATGGTTTGGCTTTCCTGTGTCCAGCCACTTGCCACTGTGTCACAAACTTCATTTCACACATATCACACGAGAAGAGGAAAATTCCAACGTGAGACAAAACGTGGGTGATTCGAGAGCTCCTGTCAGTGAACTTTGTGCCACACACTCTGCACAGCCCCTCCTTGGCATCAATGTGGAGTTTGCCATGCTGCCGAATCACTGCGATGTTAGCCGGTAACTCCTTGCCACACACCTGGCACGGCATGCTCTTGCCTTCAGTGTTGCAGTCCTTGACACACACCAGACTGTCATCTTCACTGTCATCTGTCAGCTCTATTACCTCTTCAGAAGCACCTCTACTCTCCTGGTGCTCATCAAAATTAAGGCCATCCGCTTCAATACCTTCAAACTGCATGCATTCCATTTCCTTCAGTGAATGATCTTGGAGGTCAACATTGTTTCCACCTTCTTTCAGAGATTCTCCAGCCATCAGTAAATTGGTCTGATAATATCCATTACTTTGAATCCCATACAGCTCACAAGGGGTTTTGTTGGTGGTCAGGGGAACACTCTCAGTGGATGTGGGCTGGCTGTATTCCATCTTCAGGCTATCTTCAGTTTTCGTTGATTGCTGGTACATCACAGAGGGTCCATTTTCACTGGTGGGATTTCTTTCTTCACTCTTGAACCCCTCTGCCACCTCCACCTGCATGATGTAATCTCGATTTTGACAAAACTGCGATGCTGTGGTCCTCGAATTTCCACTGGGCGGGTTTTGTTCATTGGAGGGCAGGGGGAGAAGCGCGTAGTCTTCCGCTGGCCGTTCTCCCACTTTGCTCGATTGTGTTTTTTCCAAGTCGGGGAATGTGGAGTAACAAGCCTTCAGCAGATCCTGCATTCCCAGCTTCTCTGCCATCTCATAGATGACGCCCACGTTGATGAGATCTGTGAAAAGCTCTGCGGTGTAGATAAAGTTCAAGATCCTTTCAAAGTTGGCTGGTGTGATGAAGTCTACCACATATGTTCTGACGGAGTTCACCTCTGAGTTGAGAAACAGCTTCTGGAAGTAACCGGCAGCGCATGCCAACACAGACTTGTGGGCTGAAAACGCCCGATTTCCCACCACAATTATGACATCACACATGATTTCGGAAAGCCTAAACTTGTTTAGTTCCTTCAGAAGATTATTAGGGTGATCAGCACTGTGTAGTTTAATTCTCATACCCATTCTTTCAGATGTTCTGAAAACTTCAGATATTATCTACTTGGTCAGTTACAGACTTCACTTTGCATGTTTCCATGAAACATATTTTGAAATAGTACTGCAAATAAAAAAGTTTTATTAATTAAAGATAAAGTATTATATTCTGTTAACCAATctttcaacagacaataggtgcaggagtaggccatttggcccttcgagccagcaccgccattcaatgtgatcatggctgatcattcccaatcagtaccccgttcctgccttctcaccatatcgcctgactccacCGAGATAGAGCACACATAAATATGCTTTCAGTGCACTGATAATTTTTTCTACTGTTCAGTGCCTTACATTAGGCCCTTATCTAATCTGTGTGTCTAGATGCCTCTTAAACATAGTTACTGTATCTTGACTCCATCAGCTCCTCTGACAGTGATTGCCAAATATTAGCACCACTCGCTGTGTTAAAAACTTACCTCTCATCATTAtacctataaaactctgatcttggacgtgtatgtatttgtgtgtgtgtgtgtgtgtgtgtgtgtgtgtgtgtgcgtgtgcgcgcacgcgcgtgtgtgtgtgtgtgtgtgtgtgtgtgtgtgtgtgtgtgtgtgtgtgtgtgtgcgcgtgtgtttgtgtgtaattaTACCTTTGAGAAAAAACGACACGGTAACGGTAATTTTATTTACATATTCCGGACGTCAGCCCccccgaccaccccccccccctctccccccgatTATTTAAAAGGTAGAAAGAACGAGCAAATCAAGTCCGATATTCGCCCTGGGATGGTGCATGGTGAGGTGGTTGCTGCCGCAGTCCGAGCCCGAGCCCGGCGACTGGAACTGGGCAGAagcagagcctggagctggagcgagggagtattgcgttcgggaaccagccatcTCGTATGACACCCCTCAAacgctacccccctccctctctgccccctgccctgccccctctgtctctgtccccgccctctgcctctgcctcccttctgcccccaccctctctccctctcctaccatgcctgcgagttgggggctatgaatGAGTGGattgggcgggggatggggtaaaaggagcaaattaataatat
Coding sequences:
- the LOC116969681 gene encoding zinc finger and BTB domain-containing protein 39-like, whose product is MGMRIKLHSADHPNNLLKELNKFRLSEIMCDVIIVVGNRAFSAHKSVLACAAGYFQKLFLNSEVNSVRTYVVDFITPANFERILNFIYTAELFTDLINVGVIYEMAEKLGMQDLLKACYSTFPDLEKTQSSKVGERPAEDYALLPLPSNEQNPPSGNSRTTASQFCQNRDYIMQVEVAEGFKSEERNPTSENGPSVMYQQSTKTEDSLKMEYSQPTSTESVPLTTNKTPCELYGIQSNGYYQTNLLMAGESLKEGGNNVDLQDHSLKEMECMQFEGIEADGLNFDEHQESRGASEEVIELTDDSEDDSLVCVKDCNTEGKSMPCQVCGKELPANIAVIRQHGKLHIDAKEGLCRVCGTKFTDRSSRITHVLSHVGIFLFSCDMCEMKFVTQWQVAGHRKAKPYDTNIIVQPNAMLPPEPNFGGSPTELFCAVCGKAMAKDYLAVKEHILSHLNMKSLACCVCKQPSRSVCSLMWHVLSHMNISIFSCSVCGNSFVDRTILEQHMASHQGMKYLFECHFCSRKFRLEASYQNHVKIHKRHNSDNAKGVTAQHQWLKKTLTTSLSDESMSDGHVATLQQENLISLPLNHGKTTYKGNWYECEFCRKRFSHSSEFQYHLRIHSGEKPYECKLCHKFFRGRSTVKNHLKTHSGALMYCCTVCQRYCPTLNLMIKHVEMHKDGGLPPDFNIAQTFMYIVHSKQSVKMMD